The following nucleotide sequence is from Deltaproteobacteria bacterium.
AATGTGAGCAGATAATCCAATACTACAGAGGCGGCATAAAGGAAGTTACCGATTACAAACATGTCGCTTCGCTCCATTGAAAAGTGCAAATTGTAAATTGCAAATTGTAAATTGATTTTCTTCCACTGTAAAATTCCAAATCTTCAATTTTCAATTTACAATTCAATATTGCAGAAATATTGCCTACCTTCCTGTCAGTTCCTTTGACTTTATCGTTGCTGCCTCTACAGCCTTTATTATATCACTCCTTAAAGCCCCCTCTTCAAGTTTTTCAATTCCTGCAATGGTTGTGCCTCCAGGAGAGGTAACCATATCCTTTAATTCAGCAAAATGCTTATCGCTTGTAAGGGCAAGTTTTGCAGAGCCAATCACTGTCTGGATGGCAAGGATGTTTGCAGTTTTTCTGGATAATCCCATCTTTACACCTGCATCGGAAAGCGCCTCCATAATCAGAAAGATGTATGCGGGCCCGCTCCCGCTGAGTCCTGTTACAGCATCCATCAATTCCTCTTTCTCAATGAAGACTACCTTGCCCACTGTCTCAAATATATGCAGGGCAAGATTTTTATCATCTTCTGAAACACCATGTGCGGCATATATCCCTATGGCGCCTTCGCATATAAGTGCAGGTGTGTTTGGCATAACCCTTATAATCGGAGGGGCAGGCGGAGGGACATATTCGCGTATAAAGTTTACTGATACACCTGCTGCAATAGTGATTAGAAGTTTATCCTTTGTTATATCGTCTCCTATCTCTTTAACAGTCTCTTTTATATCATTTGATTTAACAGCAAGAATAACAATATCAGCGCCTTTGACCACCTCAAAGTTTTTTGTGAAAACCTTTATCCCGTATTTTTCTGTGATATACGAAAGCCTTTCCTTGAACTTGTCAGAGGCAAGTATTTGTCCCGGTGTAATCTTTTTGGATGCAAGAAGTCCGCGTATAAGCGCCTCTCCCATATTGCCTGCACCTATAAAACCTATTGTCTTGTTTGCCAACATAATTACCTCCATGACTGATTTATGCAGGACTAAAGTCCTACCCTTAATATTTAATATCGGAAATTAAACTTTAAAATTAAGTCTTTTTTTTATTTTCCCTCTTACCGAATATTGCTGTCCCAATCCTTACAATGGTTGCCCCTTCTTCTATTGCCGTTTCAAAGTCATTTGACATGCCCATAGAAAGTTCTGTCATGGATACATCCTCTATGCCTTCTTTCTGAACATCCCTTGAAATCTCAAAGAGCCTCCTGAAATACGGTCTTACATCTTCAGGGTCTTCAAAGAATGGCGGTATTGTCATAAGTCCTTTTACAGCAATATTCTTTAACCCTGCAACACCTTTTACAAGGTTTAAAACATCGCCTTCACAGCAGCCTGATTTGGTCTTCTCTCCTCCGATATTCACCTGAATCAGAATATCCATCTTTTTTTCTGCCCTTTTGTCAATTTCCACAGCCAGTAAAGCAGTATCAACAGTCTCAATCATGTCAAACAGATGGACAGCATATTTCACCTTGTTCTTCTGCAGGGTGCCGATAAAGTGCCATTTTGCCCTTGAATCTGAAATCTGAAATCTCAAATCTGAAATCTTCTCTTTTGCCTCCTGAACATAATTTTCTCCAAATATGTTGATACCACCTGCAATTGCATCCTTAATCCTTTCGGGTTCAACAGTTTTAGTTGCTGCCGCAATCCTTATATCAGAAGGATTTCTGCTGCTTCTGTTTGCAGCGCTTGCAATACGCTGCCTCAAAATCAGTATATTCTTTTTAATATCAACAGACATTGGTTTTATAGCATCTTTTAAAATTCAATCCAAGCGGATTTTTTGAAATCCTCTATCCCAATATAATGTATCCACCCCATCTCCCAGACAGCGCCCAGAAAGAGCAGTGTAACAACAAAGAGATAACACCATTTCATATCAACTATAGATTCCTTTAATGCGTCAATAGTTCTTTCCTTTTTCTTCCACTGACTTGGAAATGCAATGGAAAGACCGATGTTGATACCTGCCAGAGTGGAAAATATATATCCGCCGAATTCAAGGATAAAAGTGCCGATAAAGAGTATCTTAAGAATGGGAGAGGCTGGGATGCCGTAGAATAAGATTCCTATATAAAGTGCCCTGCCGATTGTTACCAAAAACGGCAGAAAAAATATAATACCTGTAAGGGTCGTGGAAATAAAGGCTCCGAATATGAGATTAAAGAAAAATGTATATAAAATCTTAAGCGGCAGATATGGTGCAAGGGGTCCCAGAAGCGGCTGTAAATAAGACGCTGAAGGGAGGTACTTTAATATCTCTTTTCTGATTTCCATTATCTCCGGCACACCTTGCATTACCATCCGCTGACCGATGATAATGAATACAAGGTTTAAAAGGACAAGGGTGAGGAGCAGTCCCTGAAACTCAGATGCCTTATGCCATGCAGTCTCATATATCTCCCTTATCTTATGCATTACATTTTAATAACCTTAATTGCCTATTATAGTCAATATCCAATTGATTGCCCAAAAATAGACATTGATTTTTTACGGTGATTGACAATATGACTACTACTATGCTAGATTGCAGCCTAAAACAATGAAGGTTGAACTATCGCCATCTCAGATTATAACACTTGGTTTTTTGGGTATCATACTCATCGGCACAATAATCCTTGCCCTGCCCATATCATCTGCAAAAGATAGTTTAACCCTTGTGGATGCCCTGTTTACCTCAACATCAGCAGTATGCGTTACAGGTCTTATTGTGATTGATACGCCAAATGACCTTTCCATGTTTGGGCAGATAGCAACACTCTTGCTTATCCAGATTGGCGGGCTCGGCTATATGACATCTGCTACCATCCTTTCAATAGTTGTTGGTAAAAAGGTCGGGTTGAAACAGAGGTTGGTTTTGCAGGAGGCATTGAATGTTTTGAGTCTTGAAGGGCTCATAAGGTTTACAAAAGGGGTTTTGAAGGTTACATTTTTATTTGAGTTAATAGGCGCGGTTCTTCTATCAATAAGATTTGCTATGGATATGGATATATTTAAGGCAATATATTTCGGGATATTTCACTCTATCTCTGCATTCAACAATGCAGGGTTTTCTCTCTTTTCTAATAATTTGATGGGATACCGAAACGATATCTTCAGTAATATTGTGATTACAGGACTGATTATAATAGGCGGCATAGGTTTCCTTGTAATAAGCGATGTGTATAAATATACAAGACGCGAGGTTACAAGACTCTCAACCCACACAAAACTGGTGATTTCGGTTACCTCTACCCTCATCGTATCAGGCACCACTGCCATCCTTCTGTTTGAATATTTTAATCCCCAGACATTTGCCTCTTTTTCTCTAAAGTCAAATCTTTTAACAGCATATTTTCACTCTATATCAGCAAGGACAGCAGGTTTTAATACCATTGATATTAGTTTAATGCAGAGTTCTACCCTTTTTCTTATAATAATGCTTATGGCTGTTGGCGCATCACCCGGTGGGACAGGCGGCGGGATGAAGACAACGACATTTGGCGTAATGATGATTGGTCTCTGGTCAACCATCAGGGGACATACAGATACAGTCTTTTTTGAAAGGAGGGTGTCTCATGAGTTAATTACAAGGGCGTATGCAATCGGGGCAATGGCTTTTTTAGTTGTTAATATATCAACCCTTCTCCTCCTCCTTGAAGAAAAGTCGGATTATCTTCACACACTATTTGAGGCTGTGTCTGCATTTGCTACTGTTGGGCTATCTGTAGGCGATGGAGGTGTCAGGAGTCTTTCAGCGCTTTTCACCGATATGGGAAAACTTACAGTGGCACTAACAATGTTTATAGGCAGGGTTGGACCCCTTACAATGGGGATGGCTGTAATAAAAAAGGCAGAGATGGTAAGACTGCGGTATCCTGAAGGCAAGGTATTGATAGGATAAACACAGGAGGCTTTATGAGAAGATTTGCTGTTATTGGTCTGGGCAGATTTGGATACAGTGTTGCAAAAACACTTGTAGAAAAGGGATGCGAGGTTCTTGCAATAGACGATGATGAGGAAAAGATAAAGGATGTAAGCGATTTTGTAACCCATGCTGTGCAGATGGATGCAACTGATGAAGAGGCGCTCCGTCATGCAGGGGTTCATTATGTTGATATTGCTGTGGTGAGTATCGGTGAGAATATTGAGGCAAGCATACTGATTGTCATGACATTAAAGGAGATGGGTGTTAAAGAGGTGTTGGCAAAGGCTGTAACCCCTATTCATGGAAAGGTTCTCCGAAATATAGGTGTAAGCAAGGTCATCTTTCCTGAAAGGGATATGGCGATAAAGGTGGCAACCAGCCTTGCGACACCAAATATCCTAGAGCAGATTGAACTTTCGCCTCAATACAGCATCGTAGAAACCTCTGTGCCAAAAGGTCTTGCAGGAAAAACCATCATGGAAAGTGATATAAAGAATAGATTTGATGTAAATGTGATTGCCATCAGAAAAAGGGTGCCGGTAATTACAGAGGCTGGCGAGCCTGATTTTATTGAAGAATGGAATGTATCTCCATCAACTGATGACAGGATAGAGGAGGGGGATGTATTGGTCATGATTGGCGACAACAAAGATTTAGAGAAACTAAAGAAAGGATAACTTATGACAAGCACAAACAATATAAGCAACAAACATGAGTCTAATCAGTCAAAGGTCAAGGATTTGATTGAGATGGGCGAGTTTTATTTTGTAAATCAAAAATGGGATAATGCTGTTGAGGTCTTAATGAAGGCTAAAAAAATAGACCCTAACAATCCCGATGTCTATTATAACCTTGGCATTGTATATGAGATGAAAAACCAGTTTGAAGATGCAAAGCAGATGCTTGAAAAGGTGTTAAAAATAAAGCCTGACCATGAATGCGCCCAGAGACACCTCAATAAATTAGTCGGGACATAACGATGTAAATATTTAGATAATGCCAAACATAAATCTCAATATAGATAATATTACCCTATTCCTTTCAAAAGAAGAAATTTTTAATCTCCAGCCGCAGGTTTTTAAAATCCATGAGCAGATGGAAAAAAGGGGGGGGGCGGGCAGTGATTTTATTGGCTGGCTTCATGTACCGTCTAAAACATCAAAAGATTTACTCAAAGAAATACATTCTGCGGCAGAACATATAAGGGAAAATTCTGAAGTATTTATCTGCATCGGCATTGGCGGCTCATATCTTGGGGCAAAGGCAGCCCTTGGGTTCGTTAGTCATACATTCTATAACCAACTCCGTCCTGAAAAAAGGCTCACCCCTGAAATCTACTTTGCAGGGCATAACATGAGTTCCGACTATCTTTCTGATTTACTGGAGATAATTGGCGATAGGGATATTTGTATAAATGTGATTTCCAAATCAGGGACAACCATTGAACCGGGGACTGCATTCAGGGTCATTAAAAAACTTGTTGAAAAAAGATATGGCAGGGATGAGGCAAGAAAAAGGATTTTTGCAACAACGGATAAAGAAAAAGGGGCATTAAAGAAACTTGCTGATATTGAAGGATACAAAACCTTTGTTGTGCCTGATGATATTGGAGGCAGGTATTCGGTTCTGACGCCTGTTGGTCTTCTGCCTATTGCAGCTGCAGGGATTGATATTTTTGAACTCATGGAAGGTGCAAAGGATTTTGAGGAACTCACATCAAACCCTGATATAAAATTAAACCCATCTTATCTTTATGCTGCTATCCGCTATCTACTGTATCAAAAAGGCAAGGCAGTAGAAATCCTCTCATCATTCCATCCATGCCTGCATTATATTGCGCAGTGGTGGAAGCAATTAACTGGAGAGAGTGAGGGTAAAGATAAAAAAGGTGTGTTTCCTGCTTCAATGGATTTTACTACAGATTTACATTCCCTTGGACAATGGATACAGGACGGACAGAGAATCATATTTGAGACATTCATGCTGATTGAAAGGTCAAACAGGGAATTGCTTATACCATCTGCAAAGGATAATGGCGATGGGCTTGGATTTATTGCAGGTAAATCTTTAGATTATGTAAATGACAAGGCATATCAAGGCACTGCTCGGGCACACAAAGACGGCGGAGTTCCTAATATGACGATTTCTATTAAGGACAGGACGCCCTATTCCCTTGGACAACTCTTTTACTTTTTTGAAAGGGCTATAGCAATGTCAGGTTATCTACTAGACGTCAATCCATTCAACCAGCCAGACGTGGAGTTTTATAAGAAGAATATGTTTGCCCTTCTGGGAAAACAATAAAAGAATAAATGCCTCTGCAATATTTGCGAAAACAGATAAAGCGGACATTCTAATCTGTAAATCGCCAGTTTGTAAAATAGCGAGGTTTTTAATCACTATTTTACGGCATAATCTTCTTTCTTCTGGAAGCCTTCGCTTACCATATGCACAGATATTGCAATATTCATGGCATTCTGCCAAATAGGCATATCTTCAAAACCCTTATTTCTCATTTCCTGTTTCTTATTTCTGTATTTAGCAGTTTTTCCAGCGCTGCCTTCTGAACATGCAGCCTATTTTCTGCTTCATCAAAGACAGCAGATTGTTTACACTCTATTATATCGTCTGTTATCTCTTCTCCCCTGTGGGCAGGAAGGCAGTGCATGACAACAGCGTCTTTTTTTGCAAGTTTTAAAATATCTTTATTTATCTGATACCCTTTAAAATCTTTTACTCTTTTTTCCCTTTCTTGTTCCTGTCCCATGCTTGCCCATACATCTGTGTTCAAGACATCGGCATTATTGGCTGCCTCTTTCAGGTCTATTAAAACCTCAATCTTTGTTTGAGCATTCTTTTTTGCATGCTCCAATATTTTTTTGTCTGGTTCATATCCTTTTGGACATGCAAGGAATAAATCAAACCCAAGTATTGCCGCAGCCTCTATCCATGAATTTGCCATGTTGTTTCCGTCGCCTATCCATGCGACCTTAAGACCATTGTAATGCCCCTTTTTTTCAAACATGGTAAATACATCTGTCAAGACCTGACATGGATGGTGTAAATCAGTCAAGCCGTTTATAACAGGTATCTCCGAATGTTCTGCAAACTCCTCCACAATATCATGCCCGAATGTGCGGATAACGACAGCATCTATATACCTAGATAAAACTCTAGCAGTATCCTTTATTGGTTCGCCTCTGCCTATCTGCGAATCCCGATGGCTTATAAATATTGCATTCCCGCCCATCTGATACATTGCTGCCTCAAATGATACGCGGGTTCTTGTTGATGCCTTTTCAAATATAAGCCCCAGTGTTTTACCGATAAATGGTTTATAAGGGATGCCCTTTTTATGGTTATCCTTCAGGACACGAGTTCTTTCAAATAATTCGTCTATCTCGGATTTTGTCAAGTCAGATATTTTAAGTAAATCTTTTTTCAAGACTGCACCCCATCCAGAACAGGCATTAGAATTTCAAACATCTCATCCACTTCATCTTTTGTAACAACAAGAGGCGGGATGAACCTAATTATCTTGTCTGCTGTGCAGTTTATAAGGAGTCCTTTTTCAAGACATTTCTTGACAATATCTGCACCCGGAATATCCAATTCCATGCCAATCATTAAGCCCTTGCCGCGAACCTCTTTGATGAACGGATATTCTGCCTTTAGTTTATGTAATTTTTCAATGAGATATTTCCCGATCTTCTGACAATTTTCCAGTATACCTTCTTCCAAAACCGCCTTTAATGCTGCAATGCCTGCTGCTGTGGCAAGGGGATTTCCGCCGAAGGTTGAGGCATGCGTCCCCGGCACAAAACTCTTTGCAATCTCATCAGTTGCCAGCATGGCGCCGATGGCAACGCCGCCTGCCAGCCCTTTTGCCAGCGTCATAATATCCGGCGTTACGCCGTAATGCTCATAAGCAAATAACTTTCCCGTGCGCCCCATGCCGACTTGAACCTCATCGAAAATTAGAAGCATGCCTTTTCCTTTGCAGAGTGCCTTCAACCCTTTCAGATAATTATCGGACGGAATATTCACCCCGCCCTCACCCTGAATAGGCTCAACCATAACAGCGCATGTCTCAGGTGTAATTGCAGATTCCACTGCTTGGACATCATCAAAAGGAACATATATAAATTTTTCTAAAAGCGGCTCAAACCCTTGCTGGAACTTCTTCTGTCCTGTTGCAGCAAGGGTTGCCATAGTCCGCCCATGAAAGGACTTCTCCATTGTAATAATCTGAAATTTATTTTCATCTTTATCTTTAAAATATTTCCTTGCAAGTTTTATTGCAGCCTCATTTGCCTCTGCCCCTGAGTTGCAGAAAAACACTTTGTCGGCAAATGAGTTTTTGCAGAGGAGTTCGGCTAATTCTGCCTGCGGCTCAATGTAATAGAGGTTTGATATATGAATAAGTTTTTCTGCCTGCTCCTGAATCGCCTTTACAACCTTTGGATGACAGTGTCCTAGATTGCAGACCGCAAGGCCTGCAACAAAATCCAGATATTCCTTTCCATCTGCATCCCAAACCCTGCATCCCTTGCCTTTTGTGATGGCAATGGGAAAACGGTTGTAGGTGTTTGCAATATATTTACTCGTTAGATTTATGATTTCCTGTGTAGTCAATTTTACCCTCGTTTTTGGAAGCATGGAGATTTATTAAATTACCAAATTAAAACTCAAAATACAAAAGAAAAATGTGATAATTGCCGAATATGAATAGCCAAGTCATATATACCTCCAGTAAAGCTGGAGGCTTGAAAGATGTGAACCGCTCAAAGCGGTTTAAAACCATGAGCCGCATAAATGCGGCTGCTATTCAAACATTCTCAACTGGTCAAGTCTTTTCTCTCCTTCCTGCCTGCCTGTGCCGTTGGCACGGCAGACAGGCACGCAGACAGGATACTTCGGAGGTATACTTATCAGCATATGCAGATGGTCGGACATCAAATGCCCTTCCAACACCAAAGACTCTTTTGACCTCTCCAAGATATCTGCGTATCTCTCCATACATTACCTTCTTCCGATATTTCGGTATCCAAACTATATGATACTTGCAATCCCATACTGTATGAGATAAACCTTGCTTGTCTTCCATTGAAAGCCTCCTTTCCTGTAAACTTTGAGCGGTTCACAGTTAGGGAGGCTTTCATATACTCCAGTAAATGTCAAACTCTACGAGTCCCCCAGCAAAGCTGGGGGTTTACTTATTATTATTATGACACAGCCTCAAGGATTAAATGTGATAAGAATAATATGTTCACACGAGAGGTTTATAATATCTTAAGGCATTGCCTGTGGGGGGGGATAGGCAGGTAGAATTTGTGCTTGAAACCTATGACAAGGAAACCATATCAGAGGTTGTCAGACATAGTTCATATCTTTCCCCTAAAACTGTCAACTACTGGTGCCTGTGTTTGAATATTAAAAAGGAGGATACGCGATGTTTTACGAGGCAGTTCCCAAGGATGTGGCATCCCTCATCAGCAGGCTGAGTTCTTTTCCTTTACCCAATAATACCTATATGGCTGGCGGCACTGCTGTTACCCTCTATTTAAGGCACAGGGTTTCTATAGATGTTGACCTTTTCACGCAAGAACATTTTCTTACAGGGCCTATTTATAGATGCAATACGAAAGGACCACTCAGTTCACATAGAAGGTGTTTCGGATAGAGATTCCCTGGTAGCAGAAACAGGGGGCGTGAGATTAAGCCTCTTCTAGTATCGATATAAAGAGGGGTCTTGTGTTTTTTGATGATGCAGAAAGGGGATTAAAAGATATTATCCTCTTGCCCAAAAATATACATTGATTTTTACGGTCTTGAAAGGGTCTTCCCTATGTCCCATTGATCAGACTGAATGGGAAGATGTTAAAAGGTTTTTTATCCGGGTTGTTTTGTAAACCCCGCACCACGTTTGCGCGGACTGTGCGGGCGGGGCATTCTGGCATGGAGCGGGGTAGACATCCCTTAAGGAGTTATATATTATGCCATTACCTAAAAAATCCATCCTAGCGCTTGCTGACGGCACTGTGTTTGAGGGCTG
It contains:
- the proC gene encoding pyrroline-5-carboxylate reductase — encoded protein: MLANKTIGFIGAGNMGEALIRGLLASKKITPGQILASDKFKERLSYITEKYGIKVFTKNFEVVKGADIVILAVKSNDIKETVKEIGDDITKDKLLITIAAGVSVNFIREYVPPPAPPIIRVMPNTPALICEGAIGIYAAHGVSEDDKNLALHIFETVGKVVFIEKEELMDAVTGLSGSGPAYIFLIMEALSDAGVKMGLSRKTANILAIQTVIGSAKLALTSDKHFAELKDMVTSPGGTTIAGIEKLEEGALRSDIIKAVEAATIKSKELTGR
- a CDS encoding YggS family pyridoxal phosphate-dependent enzyme, translating into MSVDIKKNILILRQRIASAANRSSRNPSDIRIAAATKTVEPERIKDAIAGGINIFGENYVQEAKEKISDLRFQISDSRAKWHFIGTLQKNKVKYAVHLFDMIETVDTALLAVEIDKRAEKKMDILIQVNIGGEKTKSGCCEGDVLNLVKGVAGLKNIAVKGLMTIPPFFEDPEDVRPYFRRLFEISRDVQKEGIEDVSMTELSMGMSNDFETAIEEGATIVRIGTAIFGKRENKKKT
- a CDS encoding TrkA family potassium uptake protein; the protein is MRRFAVIGLGRFGYSVAKTLVEKGCEVLAIDDDEEKIKDVSDFVTHAVQMDATDEEALRHAGVHYVDIAVVSIGENIEASILIVMTLKEMGVKEVLAKAVTPIHGKVLRNIGVSKVIFPERDMAIKVATSLATPNILEQIELSPQYSIVETSVPKGLAGKTIMESDIKNRFDVNVIAIRKRVPVITEAGEPDFIEEWNVSPSTDDRIEEGDVLVMIGDNKDLEKLKKG
- a CDS encoding tetratricopeptide repeat protein — its product is MTSTNNISNKHESNQSKVKDLIEMGEFYFVNQKWDNAVEVLMKAKKIDPNNPDVYYNLGIVYEMKNQFEDAKQMLEKVLKIKPDHECAQRHLNKLVGT
- a CDS encoding glucose-6-phosphate isomerase, which gives rise to MPNINLNIDNITLFLSKEEIFNLQPQVFKIHEQMEKRGGAGSDFIGWLHVPSKTSKDLLKEIHSAAEHIRENSEVFICIGIGGSYLGAKAALGFVSHTFYNQLRPEKRLTPEIYFAGHNMSSDYLSDLLEIIGDRDICINVISKSGTTIEPGTAFRVIKKLVEKRYGRDEARKRIFATTDKEKGALKKLADIEGYKTFVVPDDIGGRYSVLTPVGLLPIAAAGIDIFELMEGAKDFEELTSNPDIKLNPSYLYAAIRYLLYQKGKAVEILSSFHPCLHYIAQWWKQLTGESEGKDKKGVFPASMDFTTDLHSLGQWIQDGQRIIFETFMLIERSNRELLIPSAKDNGDGLGFIAGKSLDYVNDKAYQGTARAHKDGGVPNMTISIKDRTPYSLGQLFYFFERAIAMSGYLLDVNPFNQPDVEFYKKNMFALLGKQ
- a CDS encoding four helix bundle protein, with the translated sequence MRNKGFEDMPIWQNAMNIAISVHMVSEGFQKKEDYAVK
- the argF gene encoding ornithine carbamoyltransferase, which gives rise to MKKDLLKISDLTKSEIDELFERTRVLKDNHKKGIPYKPFIGKTLGLIFEKASTRTRVSFEAAMYQMGGNAIFISHRDSQIGRGEPIKDTARVLSRYIDAVVIRTFGHDIVEEFAEHSEIPVINGLTDLHHPCQVLTDVFTMFEKKGHYNGLKVAWIGDGNNMANSWIEAAAILGFDLFLACPKGYEPDKKILEHAKKNAQTKIEVLIDLKEAANNADVLNTDVWASMGQEQEREKRVKDFKGYQINKDILKLAKKDAVVMHCLPAHRGEEITDDIIECKQSAVFDEAENRLHVQKAALEKLLNTEIRNRK
- a CDS encoding acetylornithine transaminase; this translates as MLPKTRVKLTTQEIINLTSKYIANTYNRFPIAITKGKGCRVWDADGKEYLDFVAGLAVCNLGHCHPKVVKAIQEQAEKLIHISNLYYIEPQAELAELLCKNSFADKVFFCNSGAEANEAAIKLARKYFKDKDENKFQIITMEKSFHGRTMATLAATGQKKFQQGFEPLLEKFIYVPFDDVQAVESAITPETCAVMVEPIQGEGGVNIPSDNYLKGLKALCKGKGMLLIFDEVQVGMGRTGKLFAYEHYGVTPDIMTLAKGLAGGVAIGAMLATDEIAKSFVPGTHASTFGGNPLATAAGIAALKAVLEEGILENCQKIGKYLIEKLHKLKAEYPFIKEVRGKGLMIGMELDIPGADIVKKCLEKGLLINCTADKIIRFIPPLVVTKDEVDEMFEILMPVLDGVQS
- a CDS encoding nucleotidyl transferase AbiEii/AbiGii toxin family protein, encoding MFYEAVPKDVASLISRLSSFPLPNNTYMAGGTAVTLYLRHRVSIDVDLFTQEHFLTGPIYRCNTKGPLSSHRRCFG